AAGTGCCTCGGCCGGCCTCTGGGCGGTAGCGGCTGGTTGCGCGTCGGTGCGGGGAGCGTGAGCGGCCGTGCGGAACGATCAAGGTGTGAAGTCAAGATGGGCTCGCGCGGCCTTGTCGCATCGTAGCTGTGCCGGACTGCCGCGTGGCCGGTTGGGCGCGCTGATAGGAGGCCTTGAACAGCCTCAGCCCCGCCGGTTCGTGCTCATCCAGTACGCCAGCTTCAAGTCCTCGGCCTGCTGGGGCGTGTATTCGCGGCGCAGGTTCTGCTGCTGCCCCTCGGATGAGAGCCGGCGTCAGCCGACTGCGGCGCGCGGCTCGGGTGTGAGCCAACCATGGTCCCGCAGCCGCTCCCATGCGAGCTTGATGTGCTGCTCGGTGAACAGCCGCCCCTTCCGCGGGCTCCACGCCTGCACACGCTTCACGGTCACCTCGGGGTCCGTGGCTGCGGCGGGGTCGAGCCGTGTGGCCACCCAGTGGACAGTCGCTAGCAGCTCCAGCCCATATGGGGTGTCGAAGCCCTCGATGAGGCCGGCGACACGGTCCAAACGGTCCCGTGTTCCCGGGTGGTCGCCCAAGAAGGCCCGAGCCTCATCGGCGGCGCCGGGCAGCAGTTCAAGCGGTGGGCCCTCGGCCACACGGCGACTTCGGTCGCCATAGCCCCGGAGATAATGGCCTTCCACGTTCTGTAGCACGTGGTTGAGGCTCTCCGCGTAAGGTCCGTAGCGAGCTGGCGCGAAGTCGAGGCGAAGCGGTTCCCCGGCGGCCTGCAGGAAGTACACGAGCTTCTGGATCTCAAGGACCGACACGCCGAAGCCGGGCTCGATGTAGCGGTCGAGGATTCCCACCAGCGTGGCCCGGGATGGGGTCATCGTCGGCCGCTTGGTTGCCACCTGCATCTCTTCGGGAGCGGGCGCCCCGCTCGGGGCATACAACAACACGTTGACTTCGGGCAGGTGACCAAGCGCCTCGTGGATCAGTGGCCGCACCTGAACCCATGGCAGCCCGCCATTGCCCACGCCTAGCGGGGGTACTGCGAGAGAGGCGATCCCTCGCTCGCGGATCACGCGCACCAGGTCAGCCAGTCCGACCTCGATGTCAGCCAGACGCGACCGCGAGCGCCAGTGCTGCTTGGTCGGGAAGTTGATGATGAAGCGTGGCCGCAGTTGCCCTGTTGGGAACACGAACATGCGGCCGAGTTCCACCTCACCGCGCTGGCAGGCGCGACGGTACGCCTCGTAGTTGGCCGGGAACGCCTGCTTGAACTGCAGCGCGATACCCTTGCCCATGACCCCCACCGTGTTGACGGTGTTGACCAGGGCGTCGGCGTCGGCCTTGAGCAGGTCGCCGCTGATTTCCTCGATCATCGTGACCTCCTCAGTAGTACCAGTCGCGTCTCACGGCGACGTGCGCGGCCCTACAACTGAGCCTATCCAACTCGGCACGGGCCATGTCAGCTGTTGCAGGAGTCAGAGTGGCGACGCCGAGAAACGCCTCCCAGGGCACCCGTTGATGCACGAGGAACTCGGCCGCCCGTCGGCGCATGCGGTCCGGATCCTCTGGGGTGTCGAACCACCAGGTGCCTCCCATCAGCTCCCAGTCCACTTTGCCGAGGTGCGTCAGGTCGTCGAAGAAGGCGGTCACCGTCTTCGCGCAATTGCCGTCGCTGAACACGAAGGGCAGTCGCAGGCGGACCACGGTGGCAACGTCGGTGACGAGGAAGACGAGCGGCTCTTGGCCCTCCCGATACTCGGGTACGCCCCCCTGCCAGACTTTGTAGAGCGTCGGGGATCTGGAGGCGAAGTAGAAGGGGGCGTAGTCGGCCACCACCCCGCCGGGCCCCACCGGTTGGTAGACGGGGTCTCCTCCGGGCACCCGGTTGGCGACAGGCCGGT
The sequence above is drawn from the Actinomycetes bacterium genome and encodes:
- a CDS encoding macro domain-containing protein codes for the protein MIEEISGDLLKADADALVNTVNTVGVMGKGIALQFKQAFPANYEAYRRACQRGEVELGRMFVFPTGQLRPRFIINFPTKQHWRSRSRLADIEVGLADLVRVIRERGIASLAVPPLGVGNGGLPWVQVRPLIHEALGHLPEVNVLLYAPSGAPAPEEMQVATKRPTMTPSRATLVGILDRYIEPGFGVSVLEIQKLVYFLQAAGEPLRLDFAPARYGPYAESLNHVLQNVEGHYLRGYGDRSRRVAEGPPLELLPGAADEARAFLGDHPGTRDRLDRVAGLIEGFDTPYGLELLATVHWVATRLDPAAATDPEVTVKRVQAWSPRKGRLFTEQHIKLAWERLRDHGWLTPEPRAAVG
- a CDS encoding DUF4433 domain-containing protein, with the translated sequence MDQSAQGRIVGPLLPVREEPTIAVPNRILLYHFTHVRNLAGVVRDGLLCDAAVQPDTQLAVEAGHRGVKARRRDRPVANRVPGGDPVYQPVGPGGVVADYAPFYFASRSPTLYKVWQGGVPEYREGQEPLVFLVTDVATVVRLRLPFVFSDGNCAKTVTAFFDDLTHLGKVDWELMGGTWWFDTPEDPDRMRRRAAEFLVHQRVPWEAFLGVATLTPATADMARAELDRLSCRAAHVAVRRDWYY